Proteins from a genomic interval of Xanthomonas sp. AM6:
- a CDS encoding PepSY domain-containing protein, which yields MGRPNPNAVAPARFYRAVWRWHFYAGLLVLPLLAWLALTGAAFVYQQPIDGYFHRALKTVQVPARAQAATPQRLLDAALAAQPGQALRYTTPARGDASAEVTVGTADGRRVVVYVDPYRARALGSLPEHGTVAWTIRRLHSLALVGPWASALIEVAAGWAILLVLTGAYLWWPRGRRGGVTTVRGRPPQRVFWRDVHALTGSVVGAMLLFLALTGMPWSWFWGEQVNRLANGHHYGYPAGLRVDLPMSTQRLSDAEVPAWSLRQARLPQSQLPQTASMPMPMPAAANADAPSASSVVDDGNDAHAEHAAHGAMAMDAMAPEPAAPGAIGLDAAVARFQARGIAAGYGVALPRGARGVYTASVYPADLAQQRVIHLDQYSGQVLLDMRYADYGPLAKALEWGINVHLGQQYGTFNQLLLIASCLGIVLLCVSAALMWWKRRPAGGLGVPPLPAERRTLRVVVGLLAIGGVLFPLVGMSLLLMLAVDWCCVLRRE from the coding sequence ATGGGCAGGCCGAACCCGAACGCGGTTGCGCCGGCGCGTTTCTACCGCGCGGTGTGGCGCTGGCATTTCTACGCCGGCCTGCTGGTGTTGCCGCTGCTGGCCTGGCTGGCGCTGACCGGCGCCGCCTTCGTCTACCAGCAGCCGATCGATGGGTATTTCCACCGCGCGCTGAAGACGGTACAGGTGCCTGCGCGCGCGCAGGCGGCCACACCGCAGCGCCTGCTCGACGCCGCGCTGGCGGCGCAACCGGGACAGGCGTTGCGCTACACCACGCCGGCGCGAGGCGACGCGTCGGCGGAAGTGACCGTGGGCACCGCCGATGGCCGCCGCGTGGTGGTGTACGTGGATCCGTACCGGGCGCGGGCGCTGGGCAGCCTGCCCGAGCACGGCACCGTGGCGTGGACCATCCGGCGCCTGCACAGCCTCGCCCTGGTCGGGCCGTGGGCCAGTGCGCTGATCGAAGTGGCGGCCGGCTGGGCGATCCTGCTGGTGCTGACCGGCGCCTACCTGTGGTGGCCGCGCGGCCGCCGCGGCGGCGTCACCACGGTGCGCGGGCGGCCGCCGCAGCGCGTGTTCTGGCGCGACGTGCATGCGCTGACCGGCAGCGTGGTCGGGGCGATGCTGCTGTTCCTGGCGCTGACCGGGATGCCCTGGTCGTGGTTCTGGGGCGAGCAGGTCAACCGCCTCGCCAATGGCCATCACTACGGCTATCCGGCCGGGCTGCGCGTGGACCTGCCGATGTCCACGCAGCGCCTGAGCGACGCGGAGGTGCCGGCCTGGTCGCTGCGCCAGGCGCGGTTGCCGCAGTCGCAGCTGCCGCAGACTGCGTCGATGCCGATGCCGATGCCTGCGGCGGCGAATGCGGATGCGCCTTCGGCATCAAGCGTGGTGGACGACGGCAACGATGCGCATGCAGAGCACGCAGCGCATGGCGCGATGGCGATGGACGCGATGGCGCCGGAGCCTGCGGCACCCGGCGCCATCGGCCTGGACGCGGCGGTGGCGCGGTTCCAGGCGCGCGGCATCGCCGCCGGCTACGGCGTGGCGCTGCCGCGCGGCGCGCGTGGCGTGTACACCGCCTCGGTGTATCCGGCGGACCTGGCGCAGCAGCGGGTCATCCACCTCGACCAGTACAGCGGCCAGGTGCTGCTGGACATGCGCTATGCCGATTACGGGCCGCTGGCCAAGGCGCTGGAATGGGGCATCAACGTGCACCTGGGGCAGCAGTACGGCACCTTCAACCAGTTGCTGCTGATCGCCTCGTGTCTGGGCATCGTGTTGCTGTGCGTCAGCGCCGCGCTGATGTGGTGGAAGCGGCGGCCGGCCGGCGGACTGGGCGTGCCGCCGCTGCCGGCGGAGCGGCGCACGCTGCGCGTGGTGGTCGGGCTGTTGGCGATCGGCGGCGTGCTGTTCCCGCTGGTGGGAATGTCGCTGCTGCTGATGCTGGCGGTGGATTGGTGTTGCGTGCTGCGGCGGGAGTGA
- a CDS encoding phosphoadenylyl-sulfate reductase: MSALPASAPHDSANAPATAWDLDAVNALLAPMTAPQRVAWALEHGPAEAALSSSFGAQSAATLHLLTQQLPDIPVILIDTGYLFAETYRFADALSDRLKLNLKVYRPLVSRAWMEARHGRLWEQGMVGIEQYNNLRKVEPMRRALEELKVGTWFTGLRRSQSDSRAQTPFVQKRGERYKINPIADWSDRDLWQYMQQHGLPYHPLWEEGYVSIGDFHTTRRWEPGMREEDTRFFGLKRECGIHEDV, translated from the coding sequence ATGAGCGCCCTGCCCGCCTCCGCCCCACACGACTCCGCCAATGCGCCGGCGACGGCATGGGACCTCGACGCGGTCAACGCGCTGCTGGCGCCGATGACCGCGCCGCAACGCGTGGCCTGGGCGCTCGAGCACGGCCCGGCCGAGGCCGCGCTGTCGTCGAGCTTCGGCGCGCAGTCGGCGGCCACCTTGCACCTGCTGACCCAGCAGCTGCCGGACATCCCCGTGATCCTGATCGACACCGGCTACCTGTTCGCCGAGACCTACCGCTTCGCCGACGCGCTCAGCGACCGGCTCAAGCTCAACCTCAAGGTGTACCGGCCGCTGGTCAGCCGCGCCTGGATGGAAGCGCGTCACGGCCGGCTGTGGGAACAGGGCATGGTCGGCATCGAGCAGTACAACAACCTGCGCAAGGTCGAACCGATGCGCCGCGCGCTGGAAGAACTGAAGGTCGGCACCTGGTTCACCGGCCTGCGCCGCAGCCAGTCCGACAGCCGCGCGCAGACCCCGTTCGTACAGAAGCGCGGCGAGCGCTACAAGATCAACCCGATCGCCGACTGGAGCGACCGCGACCTGTGGCAATACATGCAGCAGCACGGCCTGCCCTACCATCCGCTGTGGGAGGAAGGCTACGTCTCGATCGGCGACTTCCACACCACCCGCCGCTGGGAACCTGGCATGCGCGAGGAAGACACCCGCTTCTTCGGCCTCAAGCGCGAATGCGGCATCCACGAGGACGTCTGA
- a CDS encoding LysR family transcriptional regulator: MTLTQLRYLVAIADADLNITLAAARVHATQPGLSKQLKQLEDELGFLLFVRKGRSLETVTPAGREVIERARAVLAEANNIRTYAANQRRESQGQLTLTTTHTQARFVLPPAVAQIKQAYPQVSVHLQQAAESAALDLLSQGDADIAIVSTAGSEPGAGIAVPLYRWRRLVLVPRGHALDVPKRVPDMAALAVQPLISYESSTRSGSSLQRAFGRLGLEPSIALTALDADLIKTYVRAGLGVGLLAEMAVHAGDTDLRAWPAPPEIPECIAWAVLPRDRVLRDYALELVHVLAPQIDTRDLRRVMEGNQEPDWPVPPSWEELTQTITS; encoded by the coding sequence ATGACGCTGACCCAACTCCGCTACCTCGTCGCCATCGCCGACGCCGATCTGAACATCACCCTGGCGGCGGCGCGCGTGCATGCGACCCAGCCGGGGCTGTCCAAGCAGCTCAAGCAGCTGGAGGACGAACTCGGCTTCCTGCTGTTCGTGCGCAAGGGCCGCAGCCTGGAGACGGTGACCCCGGCCGGCCGCGAAGTGATCGAACGCGCCCGCGCGGTGCTGGCCGAGGCCAACAACATCCGCACCTACGCCGCCAACCAGCGCCGCGAGAGCCAGGGCCAGCTGACCCTGACCACCACCCACACCCAGGCGCGCTTCGTGCTGCCGCCGGCGGTGGCGCAGATCAAGCAAGCCTATCCGCAGGTCAGCGTGCACCTGCAGCAGGCCGCCGAGAGCGCGGCGCTGGACCTGCTCAGCCAGGGCGATGCCGACATCGCCATCGTCAGCACCGCCGGCAGCGAGCCGGGCGCCGGCATCGCGGTGCCGCTGTACCGCTGGCGGCGGCTGGTGCTGGTGCCGCGCGGGCATGCGCTGGATGTGCCCAAGCGGGTGCCGGACATGGCCGCGCTGGCGGTGCAGCCGCTGATCAGCTACGAATCCTCGACCCGCTCCGGCTCCTCGCTGCAGCGCGCCTTCGGCCGGCTCGGGCTGGAGCCGAGCATCGCCCTGACCGCGCTCGACGCCGACCTGATCAAGACCTACGTGCGCGCCGGCCTGGGCGTCGGCCTGCTCGCGGAGATGGCGGTGCATGCCGGCGACACCGACCTGCGCGCCTGGCCGGCGCCGCCGGAGATCCCCGAATGCATCGCCTGGGCTGTGCTGCCGCGCGACCGGGTGCTGCGCGACTACGCGCTGGAACTGGTGCACGTGCTGGCGCCGCAGATCGACACCCGCGACCTGCGCCGGGTCATGGAAGGCAACCAGGAACCGGACTGGCCGGTCCCGCCGAGCTGGGAAGAACTGACCCAGACCATCACCAGCTGA
- the arsH gene encoding arsenical resistance protein ArsH, whose product MSVDLSALPNLDPAAFVRPDPAALTAARAAHPPRILLLYGSLRERSYSKLLAQEAARLLQAMGADTRLFDPAGLPLPDAVPDTHPKVQELRELTLWSEGMVWSSPERHGAMSGVLKAQIDWIPLSQGARRPTQGKTLALMQVSGGSQSFNALNQMRVLGRWMRMLTIPNQSSVAKAWQEFDTPGRMRPSAYYDRVVDVMEELVKFTLLTRDLAPHLVDRYSERLPTPDTLAAASGAAPA is encoded by the coding sequence GTGTCGGTTGACCTGTCCGCGCTGCCGAACCTGGATCCGGCCGCGTTCGTGCGCCCGGACCCGGCGGCACTGACCGCCGCGCGCGCCGCGCACCCGCCGCGCATCCTGCTGCTGTACGGCTCGCTGCGCGAACGTTCCTACAGCAAGCTGCTGGCGCAGGAAGCGGCGCGGCTGCTGCAGGCGATGGGCGCCGACACGCGCCTCTTCGATCCCGCCGGCCTGCCGCTGCCCGACGCAGTGCCCGACACCCATCCCAAGGTACAGGAACTGCGCGAGCTGACCCTGTGGAGTGAAGGCATGGTCTGGTCCTCGCCGGAACGGCACGGCGCGATGAGCGGCGTGCTCAAGGCGCAGATCGACTGGATTCCGCTCAGCCAGGGCGCGCGCCGCCCCACCCAGGGCAAGACCCTGGCACTGATGCAGGTGTCCGGCGGCTCGCAATCGTTCAACGCGCTCAACCAGATGCGCGTGCTCGGCCGCTGGATGCGCATGCTGACCATCCCCAACCAGTCGTCGGTGGCCAAGGCCTGGCAGGAATTCGACACGCCCGGGCGGATGCGGCCGTCGGCGTACTACGACCGCGTGGTCGACGTGATGGAAGAGCTGGTCAAGTTCACCCTGCTCACCCGCGACTTGGCCCCGCACCTGGTCGATCGCTACAGCGAACGCCTGCCCACGCCCGACACGCTGGCGGCGGCGTCCGGCGCCGCGCCGGCCTGA
- the arsC gene encoding arsenate reductase (glutaredoxin) (This arsenate reductase requires both glutathione and glutaredoxin to convert arsenate to arsenite, after which the efflux transporter formed by ArsA and ArsB can extrude the arsenite from the cell, providing resistance.), which yields MSTITIYHNPACGTSRNVLGLIRNSGVEPTVVEYLKTPPDRATLQALVAAMGIPLREVIRQKGTPYADLGLDDPALDDDALLDAMLQHPILINRPIVVTPLGTRLCRPSETVLEILPSPQRGAFAKEDGAPLIDADGRRVG from the coding sequence ATGAGCACGATCACGATCTACCACAACCCTGCCTGCGGCACTTCGCGCAACGTCCTGGGACTGATCCGCAACAGCGGCGTCGAACCGACCGTGGTCGAATACCTGAAGACCCCGCCGGACCGCGCCACCTTGCAGGCGCTGGTCGCGGCGATGGGCATTCCGCTGCGCGAGGTGATCCGGCAGAAGGGCACGCCCTACGCCGACCTGGGCCTGGACGACCCGGCGCTGGACGACGACGCGCTGCTGGACGCGATGCTGCAGCACCCGATCCTGATCAACCGCCCGATCGTGGTCACCCCGCTGGGCACGCGCCTGTGCCGGCCGTCGGAGACGGTGCTGGAGATCCTGCCGTCGCCGCAGCGCGGCGCCTTCGCCAAGGAAGACGGCGCGCCGCTGATTGACGCGGACGGCCGCCGTGTCGGTTGA
- a CDS encoding DUF2946 family protein encodes MSFWAMLATLAIVLMLAAPLVSRWQQARSSAWADAAAGALCTSRGLQALPALPMAAVTSHAGAHDDGGLPHEQACDYCLLAARLLPWLALLLVLLPWVRQHAPRVAPRMPAVRAGLWRAHAARGPPLFS; translated from the coding sequence ATGTCGTTCTGGGCAATGCTCGCCACGCTGGCGATCGTGCTGATGCTGGCTGCGCCGCTGGTGAGCCGCTGGCAGCAGGCGCGCTCCAGCGCCTGGGCCGACGCCGCCGCCGGCGCGCTGTGCACCAGCCGCGGATTGCAGGCCTTGCCCGCGCTGCCGATGGCGGCGGTGACGTCGCACGCCGGCGCGCACGACGATGGCGGCCTGCCGCACGAGCAGGCCTGCGACTACTGCCTGCTCGCCGCGCGGCTGCTGCCGTGGCTGGCCCTGCTGCTGGTGCTGCTGCCCTGGGTGCGCCAGCATGCGCCGCGCGTCGCGCCGCGGATGCCCGCGGTGCGGGCCGGCCTCTGGCGCGCTCACGCCGCGCGCGGACCGCCTCTGTTCTCCTGA
- a CDS encoding TonB-dependent receptor, which produces MIHFLSVPRMAAYGCVYLAASVAAPAHAADGGAQPPAGDSAFTLGKVQVTATALAAPAARSVLSSVDILGGDLLQDQHVDYSWELLLRAPGVQVTQFKMGTDAGRFSFRGFNGEGRVNAVKLLIDGVPSNDNAGGMPYLDAVFPLDIAAIEIVRGTNDPRYGLNAIAGSVDVLTRSGGNDGRASVTAGSFGTREVQASQGIERGGWSQNYFVAWRDSDGYRDHADARKRAFAGKWFYTAPDAAWRAGLSARYYRNAALEAGYLDYASAQRAPRSSPDYARDDRSERQTGQVSLHLDAQLADAVQGSAKLYWNRYQNQRWVRFTAAGAQQERDTDETQRGFLARATWRPEVDWATAFALEGGIDGQWQDNTSRRYRTVARARTAPLRDWDFDLDTRGVYVQAVIRPFERLQLVPAYRVDWVDGSFRDRLGGARYPAYAYGAIRQPKLSAVFALTAQASAYANVGRTFQIGSGNGAYRSQPGNLAPSYNDGWEAGLKFADARRLDARIAYWEQRASDEVATILGVDGTVGSGEVGNVGKTLRRGWDAQVSLRADERWTLWLAYSRQRASIVTPDPSAPATRGKEIENVPHSLASVGADWQATPRLKLSAWGNAQGDYYVERSNTLGRYGGYALANVGATWAWRAQRELSLQLKNLTDRHYVYAWYDSGSSGYSPGDGRALYASLSWGW; this is translated from the coding sequence ATGATCCATTTCCTTTCCGTGCCGCGCATGGCGGCGTACGGCTGCGTATATCTCGCGGCCAGCGTGGCCGCGCCGGCGCACGCGGCCGACGGCGGCGCGCAACCTCCCGCGGGCGATTCCGCCTTCACCCTGGGCAAGGTCCAGGTCACCGCCACTGCGTTGGCGGCGCCGGCCGCGCGCAGCGTCCTCAGTTCCGTGGACATCCTCGGCGGCGACCTGCTGCAGGACCAGCACGTGGACTACAGCTGGGAGCTGCTGCTGCGCGCGCCCGGGGTGCAGGTCACCCAGTTCAAGATGGGCACCGACGCCGGCCGCTTCTCGTTCCGCGGCTTCAACGGCGAAGGCCGGGTCAACGCGGTCAAGCTGCTGATCGACGGCGTGCCCAGCAACGACAACGCCGGCGGCATGCCGTATCTGGACGCGGTGTTTCCGCTGGACATCGCCGCGATCGAGATCGTGCGCGGCACCAACGATCCGCGCTACGGATTGAACGCCATCGCCGGCAGCGTCGACGTGCTGACCCGCAGCGGCGGCAACGACGGCCGCGCCAGCGTCACCGCCGGCAGCTTCGGCACCCGCGAGGTGCAGGCCAGCCAGGGCATCGAGCGCGGCGGCTGGAGCCAGAACTACTTCGTCGCCTGGCGCGACAGCGACGGCTACCGCGACCACGCCGACGCGCGCAAGCGCGCGTTCGCCGGCAAATGGTTCTACACCGCGCCGGACGCCGCCTGGCGCGCCGGGCTCAGTGCGCGCTACTACCGCAACGCAGCGCTGGAAGCCGGCTATCTGGACTACGCCAGCGCGCAACGCGCGCCGCGCAGTTCGCCGGACTATGCGCGCGACGATCGCAGCGAGCGCCAGACCGGGCAGGTGAGCCTGCACCTGGATGCGCAACTGGCCGACGCCGTGCAGGGCAGCGCCAAGCTGTACTGGAACCGCTACCAGAACCAGCGCTGGGTGCGCTTCACCGCCGCCGGCGCGCAGCAGGAACGCGATACCGACGAAACCCAGCGCGGTTTCCTGGCCAGGGCGACCTGGCGCCCGGAGGTGGACTGGGCGACGGCGTTCGCGCTGGAAGGCGGCATCGACGGGCAGTGGCAGGACAACACCTCGCGGCGCTATCGCACCGTGGCGCGCGCGCGCACCGCGCCGCTGCGCGACTGGGACTTCGACCTGGACACGCGCGGCGTCTACGTGCAGGCGGTGATCCGCCCGTTCGAGCGCCTGCAGCTGGTGCCGGCCTACCGCGTGGACTGGGTCGACGGCAGCTTCCGCGACCGGCTCGGCGGCGCGCGCTACCCGGCCTACGCCTATGGCGCGATCAGGCAGCCCAAGCTCAGCGCGGTATTCGCGCTGACCGCGCAGGCCAGCGCCTACGCCAACGTCGGCCGCACCTTCCAGATCGGCAGCGGCAACGGCGCCTACCGCAGCCAGCCCGGCAACCTGGCGCCGTCGTACAACGACGGCTGGGAAGCCGGGTTGAAGTTCGCCGACGCCCGGCGGCTGGATGCGCGCATCGCCTATTGGGAGCAGCGCGCCTCCGACGAAGTGGCGACCATCCTTGGGGTCGATGGCACGGTCGGCAGCGGCGAGGTCGGTAACGTCGGCAAGACCTTGCGCCGCGGCTGGGATGCGCAGGTCAGCCTGCGCGCGGACGAGCGCTGGACGCTGTGGCTGGCGTATTCGCGGCAGCGCGCAAGCATCGTCACCCCCGACCCGAGCGCGCCGGCCACGCGCGGCAAGGAGATCGAGAACGTGCCGCACTCCCTGGCCAGCGTCGGCGCCGACTGGCAGGCCACGCCGCGGCTGAAGCTGTCGGCGTGGGGCAATGCGCAGGGCGACTACTACGTCGAGCGCAGCAACACGCTGGGCCGCTACGGCGGCTACGCGCTGGCCAACGTCGGCGCGACCTGGGCATGGCGCGCGCAGCGCGAGCTGTCGCTGCAGCTGAAGAATCTGACCGATCGCCATTACGTCTACGCCTGGTACGACAGCGGTTCGTCCGGCTATTCGCCGGGCGACGGCCGTGCGCTGTACGCCAGCCTCAGCTGGGGCTGGTGA
- a CDS encoding phospholipid scramblase family protein: MHPVLQQNLFFVKEQVGMFKAANNYDVFDPQSNQKVLECREPNLGLFTKIFRFTDYKRMTPFQVEVRTPGGQKVLTVKRGFSLFLSRVEVLDEHDRLVGSFSQKFFSIGGKFDVLDAREKLVCTLRGKWTSWDFRFVQGERELARVSKKWAGLGKELFTSADNYMLAIESAVPAEDDVRVLIMAAVLCIDMVLKE, encoded by the coding sequence ATGCATCCCGTCCTCCAGCAGAACCTGTTCTTCGTCAAGGAACAGGTCGGCATGTTCAAGGCCGCCAACAACTACGACGTGTTCGATCCGCAGAGCAACCAGAAGGTGCTCGAATGCCGCGAGCCGAACCTGGGCCTGTTCACCAAGATCTTCCGTTTCACCGACTACAAGCGGATGACCCCGTTCCAGGTGGAAGTGCGCACCCCCGGCGGGCAGAAGGTGCTGACGGTCAAGCGCGGGTTCTCGCTGTTCCTGTCCAGGGTCGAGGTGCTGGACGAGCACGATCGCCTGGTCGGGTCCTTCAGCCAGAAGTTCTTCTCCATCGGCGGCAAGTTCGACGTGCTCGACGCGCGCGAGAAGCTGGTGTGCACGCTGCGCGGCAAGTGGACCAGCTGGGATTTCCGCTTCGTGCAGGGCGAGCGGGAACTGGCGCGTGTGTCCAAGAAATGGGCCGGGCTGGGCAAGGAGCTGTTCACCTCCGCCGACAACTACATGCTGGCGATCGAGAGCGCAGTGCCGGCCGAGGACGACGTGCGCGTGCTGATCATGGCCGCGGTGCTGTGCATCGACATGGTGTTGAAGGAGTAA
- a CDS encoding metalloregulator ArsR/SmtB family transcription factor, translating to MDTDSTVSALRALAHVHRLAAYRALVQAGPDGMAVGELRAALGLAPATLTAHLHVLRGAGLIGDERQGRVIRLRADYARMYALIGFLTENCCGNGACTALPDAIPATRRPSRPSSHRTEPR from the coding sequence ATGGACACCGACAGCACCGTTTCCGCCTTGCGCGCCCTGGCCCACGTACATCGCCTGGCCGCCTACCGCGCCCTGGTCCAGGCCGGCCCGGACGGGATGGCGGTGGGCGAGCTGCGCGCCGCGCTGGGGCTGGCCCCGGCCACGCTGACCGCGCACCTGCACGTGTTGCGCGGCGCCGGGCTGATCGGCGACGAACGCCAGGGCCGGGTGATCCGGCTGCGCGCCGACTATGCGCGCATGTACGCGCTGATCGGGTTCCTGACCGAGAACTGCTGCGGCAACGGCGCCTGCACCGCCCTCCCCGACGCCATCCCGGCCACGCGCCGGCCGTCACGCCCCTCTTCCCACCGTACCGAGCCCCGATGA
- the cysI gene encoding assimilatory sulfite reductase (NADPH) hemoprotein subunit, whose product MSNVEDIKSASRRLRGSLLQSLADPVTGALREDDQTLIKYHGSYQQDDRDLRDERRRQKLEPAYQFMIRTRTPGGVITPEQWLKLDAIATTYGNHSLRVTTRQAFQFHGVIKRELKATMQAINAALIDTLAACGDVNRNVQVAANPLASRAHATLYADAARVSEHLLPNTRAYYEIWLDEEQIVGSGQEHEPVYGDTYLPRKFKIGFALPPVNDVDVFANDLGFIGVAGADGELAGYNVSIGGGMGATHGDAETYPRVANVIGFIAREQLLDVATAVVTTQRDLGNRTVRKRARFKYTIDDHGLDVVVAEIQRRAGVALQPTRAFSFDHNGDRYGWSEGEDGRAHLTLSLPAGRIADHDGGAPHLSGLREIARQLLRDGDGAHLRMTANQNLVIAGIPASQRETIDTLVRAHALDTGNQARTALARAAMACVALPTCGLAMAEAERYLPDFAGKLEPLLDRHGLREAPILLRISGCPNGCSRPYLAEIALVGKAPGRYNLMLGADHRGQRLNTLYRENITEPEILDALDPLFARYAGERERDEGFGDFLHRSGLVDLPAYPTHRHLIPSELHA is encoded by the coding sequence ATGAGCAACGTCGAAGACATCAAATCCGCCAGCCGCCGCCTGCGCGGGTCGCTGCTGCAGAGCCTGGCCGATCCGGTCACCGGGGCACTGCGCGAGGACGACCAGACGCTGATCAAGTACCACGGCAGCTACCAGCAGGACGACCGCGACCTGCGCGACGAGCGGCGCCGGCAGAAGCTCGAACCGGCCTACCAGTTCATGATCCGCACGCGCACGCCGGGCGGGGTGATCACGCCGGAACAGTGGCTCAAGCTCGACGCCATCGCCACCACCTACGGCAACCATTCGCTGCGCGTCACCACGCGCCAGGCGTTCCAGTTCCACGGGGTGATCAAGCGCGAGCTGAAGGCGACGATGCAGGCGATCAACGCCGCGCTGATCGACACCCTGGCCGCCTGCGGCGACGTCAACCGCAACGTGCAGGTCGCGGCCAACCCGCTGGCCTCGCGCGCGCACGCCACGCTGTACGCCGATGCCGCGCGCGTGTCCGAGCACCTGCTGCCCAACACCCGCGCCTACTACGAGATCTGGCTGGACGAGGAACAGATCGTCGGCAGCGGCCAGGAACACGAGCCGGTCTACGGCGACACCTACCTGCCGCGCAAGTTCAAGATCGGCTTCGCGCTGCCGCCGGTCAACGACGTGGACGTGTTCGCCAACGACCTGGGCTTCATCGGCGTGGCCGGCGCCGACGGCGAACTGGCCGGCTACAACGTCAGCATCGGCGGCGGCATGGGCGCCACCCACGGCGACGCCGAGACCTACCCGCGCGTGGCCAACGTGATCGGCTTCATCGCGCGCGAGCAGCTGCTCGACGTGGCCACCGCCGTGGTCACCACCCAGCGCGACCTCGGCAACCGCACCGTGCGCAAGCGTGCACGCTTCAAGTACACCATCGACGACCACGGCCTGGATGTCGTGGTCGCCGAGATCCAGCGCCGCGCCGGCGTCGCGCTGCAGCCGACCCGCGCGTTCTCCTTCGACCACAACGGCGACCGCTACGGCTGGAGCGAGGGCGAGGATGGCCGTGCGCACCTGACCCTGTCGCTGCCGGCCGGGCGCATCGCCGACCACGACGGCGGCGCGCCGCACCTCAGCGGCCTGCGCGAGATCGCCCGGCAGCTGCTGCGCGACGGCGACGGCGCGCACCTGCGCATGACCGCGAACCAGAACCTGGTCATCGCCGGCATTCCCGCCAGCCAGCGCGAGACGATCGACACGCTGGTGCGCGCGCATGCGCTGGACACCGGCAACCAGGCGCGCACCGCGCTGGCGCGCGCGGCGATGGCCTGCGTGGCGCTGCCGACCTGCGGCCTGGCGATGGCCGAGGCCGAACGCTACCTGCCCGATTTCGCCGGCAAGCTGGAGCCGCTGCTGGACCGGCACGGCTTGCGCGAGGCACCGATCCTGCTGCGCATCTCCGGCTGCCCGAACGGCTGCTCGCGGCCGTACCTGGCCGAGATCGCGCTGGTCGGCAAGGCACCCGGCCGCTACAACCTGATGCTCGGCGCCGACCACCGCGGCCAGCGCCTGAACACGCTGTACCGCGAGAACATCACCGAGCCGGAAATTCTCGACGCGCTGGACCCGCTGTTCGCGCGCTACGCCGGCGAACGCGAACGCGACGAGGGCTTCGGCGACTTCCTGCACCGCAGCGGCCTGGTCGACCTGCCCGCCTATCCCACCCACCGCCATCTCATTCCTTCGGAACTGCACGCATGA